The Lentzea guizhouensis genome contains a region encoding:
- a CDS encoding glycosyltransferase 87 family protein, which yields MTRLDPRRVWAVVVACLLVWVCLRSFGSGLLDLRVYLAGGEVWRAGADLYAPSFQGPNGLPFTYPPFAAMLFSGLTPLPLPVTAVLFTAAGLALFTAACHAAALRHPLRHPLRHPLPHPLRHPQPWAGFGLAAACLLLEPLRGGLDLGQINMVLIGFVAADCLLPRTPWPRGTLVGLAAAIKLTPAVFVLFFLSRRRWRPALTAVGTFAGAGLVGWVLAPDQSRQFWFDAMLDPQRVGGLAYSANQSLRGLLFRLGAPEAVWVVLCVAVLALTVLALPRLRDDLTALLAVAAAGLLVSPVSWSHHWVWAAPALLLLRGRVRIAVAAVFAVGPHWWLPTAGDRELDWAWWQHLVGNSYVWLALAFLGWCGIRAWRPAAGPAPKRDASPAPAQDEPARTRRRAWR from the coding sequence ATGACGCGCCTCGATCCCCGCCGCGTGTGGGCGGTCGTCGTGGCCTGCCTGCTCGTCTGGGTGTGCTTGCGCAGCTTCGGGTCCGGGCTGCTCGACCTGCGCGTCTACCTCGCGGGCGGTGAGGTGTGGCGAGCAGGAGCCGACCTGTACGCCCCGAGCTTCCAAGGCCCCAATGGCCTGCCGTTCACCTACCCGCCGTTCGCGGCCATGCTCTTCAGCGGCCTCACGCCGTTGCCGTTGCCGGTCACCGCCGTCCTGTTCACCGCGGCCGGACTCGCGCTGTTCACGGCGGCCTGCCACGCGGCGGCGCTGCGACACCCGCTGCGACACCCGCTGCGACACCCGCTGCCACACCCGCTGCGGCATCCCCAACCGTGGGCCGGTTTCGGCCTGGCCGCGGCATGCCTGCTGCTCGAACCGCTGCGCGGCGGCCTCGACCTCGGCCAGATCAACATGGTCCTGATCGGGTTCGTCGCCGCCGACTGCCTGCTCCCGCGCACGCCGTGGCCGCGCGGGACGCTCGTCGGGCTCGCCGCCGCGATCAAGCTGACCCCGGCGGTCTTCGTGCTGTTCTTCCTGTCCCGCCGCCGGTGGCGGCCCGCACTGACCGCGGTCGGCACGTTCGCCGGTGCCGGTCTGGTCGGCTGGGTGCTCGCGCCGGACCAGTCGAGGCAGTTCTGGTTCGACGCGATGCTCGACCCGCAGCGCGTCGGTGGTCTCGCCTACAGCGCGAACCAGTCGTTGCGCGGCCTGCTGTTCCGCCTCGGTGCGCCCGAGGCGGTGTGGGTGGTCCTCTGCGTGGCCGTGCTGGCCCTGACCGTGCTCGCGCTGCCACGGCTGCGCGACGACCTCACCGCCCTGCTCGCCGTCGCCGCCGCGGGACTGCTGGTCTCACCGGTGTCGTGGTCGCACCACTGGGTGTGGGCGGCGCCGGCACTGCTGCTCCTGCGAGGCCGGGTGCGCATCGCGGTCGCGGCGGTGTTCGCGGTCGGCCCGCACTGGTGGCTGCCGACGGCGGGGGACCGCGAGCTGGACTGGGCGTGGTGGCAGCACCTGGTCGGCAACAGCTACGTGTGGCTGGCGCTCGCGTTCCTGGGCTGGTGCGGCATCCGGGCGTGGCGACCGGCGGCCGGGCCCGCGCCGAAGCGCGACGCGAGCCCGGCACCTGCTCAGGACGAGCCGGCGCGCACCCGTCGGCGAGCCTGGCGGTGA
- a CDS encoding VanZ family protein: MLDKVGWAVGAVLGALSNPLIAGGVVAGAVVLGTGGWFAARRFWWRPVPSVLAGISLGVVLGVTFSRTLPDWAGRDEFCQLNGFSLHGSAELLNAMLFVPLVFFAVLATRRPLAVLGLAIALSAVVEVLQPLTRRGLCETQDFLNNSAGAVVAAVVAAGVLALGRRPAAVVR, translated from the coding sequence GTGCTGGACAAGGTGGGGTGGGCGGTCGGCGCGGTCCTCGGCGCGCTGTCGAACCCGCTCATCGCGGGCGGTGTGGTGGCCGGAGCGGTTGTGCTCGGGACCGGCGGGTGGTTCGCGGCGCGGAGGTTCTGGTGGCGGCCCGTTCCCTCGGTGCTCGCGGGGATCTCGCTGGGGGTGGTGCTGGGTGTGACGTTCTCGCGCACGCTGCCGGACTGGGCGGGGCGCGACGAGTTCTGCCAGCTCAACGGTTTCTCGCTGCACGGGTCGGCGGAGTTGCTGAACGCCATGCTGTTCGTGCCGCTGGTGTTCTTCGCGGTGCTGGCGACCCGCAGACCGCTCGCCGTGCTGGGGCTGGCGATCGCGTTGAGCGCGGTGGTCGAGGTCCTGCAGCCGCTCACCCGGCGCGGGTTGTGCGAGACGCAGGACTTCCTCAACAACAGCGCCGGTGCCGTGGTGGCCGCTGTGGTGGCTGCGGGTGTGCTGGCCCTGGGACGGCGGCCCGCGGCGGTGGTGCGGTGA
- a CDS encoding acyl-CoA dehydrogenase family protein, with amino-acid sequence MKTEENDRPAGEALEVLRENGFFALRTPEEHGGAWAGTETVARELTALGRACPSTSWVVGTCATAKTLAARAVTGGGFFADPDALFCGSGVPGGRGERTPDGVRVTGLWPNVSGCEDATWALLGLVVEGAFSFAVMPTSDLAVERTWHMAGMRGTGSHTLVADAVLVPADRIAAANPFPLNDMMLFAMTALGPVVGAAQGALDAVHAMFASDRKPFMTAYTRMGESAGARHWLAEAAYLVQRAETTMLAVAREADAGELAAVDAPRLKRALADAGRDCRAAVDLMLDLHGTSGFDTSNVLQRFWRDIAVGSRHPHLNPYLAVENLGTALAGTG; translated from the coding sequence ATGAAGACCGAAGAGAACGACCGGCCTGCCGGTGAAGCCCTGGAAGTGTTGCGCGAGAACGGTTTCTTCGCCCTGCGCACACCTGAGGAACACGGCGGGGCGTGGGCGGGAACGGAAACCGTTGCGCGTGAGCTGACCGCGCTGGGACGCGCCTGCCCGTCCACGTCGTGGGTCGTCGGAACGTGCGCCACCGCGAAGACCCTGGCCGCGCGTGCCGTCACCGGTGGCGGGTTCTTCGCCGACCCGGACGCGCTCTTCTGCGGTTCGGGAGTCCCCGGTGGCCGTGGCGAGCGGACGCCGGACGGGGTGCGCGTCACCGGGCTCTGGCCGAACGTCTCCGGGTGCGAAGACGCGACGTGGGCCCTGCTCGGCCTGGTGGTCGAGGGTGCCTTCTCGTTCGCCGTGATGCCGACGTCCGACCTGGCCGTCGAACGGACCTGGCACATGGCCGGCATGCGCGGCACCGGCAGCCACACCCTCGTAGCCGACGCCGTGCTGGTGCCGGCCGACCGGATCGCGGCGGCGAACCCCTTCCCGCTCAACGACATGATGCTGTTCGCGATGACGGCCCTCGGCCCTGTGGTGGGCGCCGCTCAGGGCGCGCTCGACGCCGTGCACGCGATGTTCGCCTCCGACCGCAAACCGTTCATGACCGCGTACACGCGCATGGGGGAGTCCGCCGGTGCACGCCACTGGCTCGCGGAGGCCGCCTATCTGGTGCAACGCGCCGAGACCACGATGCTCGCGGTCGCGCGTGAGGCGGACGCGGGCGAACTGGCCGCTGTGGACGCGCCTCGGCTGAAGAGGGCGCTCGCGGACGCCGGCCGGGACTGCCGGGCCGCCGTCGACCTGATGCTCGACCTGCACGGCACCAGCGGGTTCGACACGTCGAACGTGCTGCAGCGCTTCTGGCGGGACATCGCCGTCGGCAGCCGGCACCCGCACCTCAACCCGTACCTGGCCGTGGAGAACCTCGGCACGGCACTCGCCGGGACGGGCTGA
- a CDS encoding sensor histidine kinase — protein sequence MEELRRRPRGGLLLVAAAAAVVAVFTATGLISGFTRAFLDDGPGVTPPLLLLTPVVRITEAGVVMALAFLLAWKAPPLRAAVGIAALAVVSLHAGVVRTHFYLDWVQTAELVLVLGLVTAGSGVLLRLRDRSRAELAAAAQDRARRDERLDMARELHDVVAHHVTGMLVQAQAAVVVAERDKSKACELLPGIVGGGTDALGAMRAMVRTLRDNGAATATGDLTADLRQLVEKSGLPVRTSIELAGDVRPELGRSVLRLVQEALTNVRKHAHGATEVEVDVRLTATAVLLSVVDDGRTGPVHAGGFGLVGMRERVDELGGRFFAGATGEGWLVTAELPLEVRS from the coding sequence GTGGAAGAACTTCGTCGTCGGCCGCGAGGAGGCCTGCTGCTCGTCGCGGCCGCCGCGGCGGTGGTGGCCGTGTTCACGGCCACCGGTCTGATCAGCGGCTTCACCAGGGCGTTTCTCGATGACGGTCCCGGCGTCACCCCGCCGCTGCTGCTCCTCACGCCGGTGGTGCGGATCACCGAGGCCGGTGTGGTGATGGCGCTGGCCTTCCTGCTCGCCTGGAAGGCCCCGCCACTGCGGGCCGCGGTGGGGATCGCAGCGCTGGCGGTGGTCAGCCTGCACGCCGGGGTCGTCAGGACGCACTTCTACCTCGACTGGGTCCAGACCGCGGAGCTCGTCCTGGTGCTCGGTCTCGTCACGGCCGGCAGCGGGGTGTTGCTGCGGCTGCGGGACCGGTCGCGGGCCGAGCTGGCGGCCGCGGCGCAGGACCGGGCGCGGCGGGACGAGCGGCTGGACATGGCGCGGGAGCTGCACGACGTGGTGGCGCATCACGTGACGGGCATGCTCGTACAGGCGCAGGCCGCGGTCGTGGTGGCCGAACGGGACAAGAGCAAGGCTTGTGAGCTGTTGCCCGGCATCGTGGGCGGCGGCACGGACGCGTTGGGGGCCATGCGCGCGATGGTGAGGACGTTGCGCGACAACGGTGCCGCGACCGCGACCGGCGACCTGACCGCCGATCTGCGCCAGCTGGTGGAGAAGTCCGGTTTGCCGGTGCGCACGAGCATCGAGCTGGCCGGGGACGTGCGGCCGGAGCTCGGGCGGTCGGTGCTCAGGCTGGTGCAGGAAGCGCTGACCAACGTCCGCAAGCACGCCCACGGCGCCACCGAGGTGGAGGTCGACGTGCGGCTCACGGCGACCGCCGTGCTGCTGTCCGTTGTGGACGACGGCAGGACCGGGCCGGTGCACGCGGGCGGGTTCGGGCTGGTGGGGATGAGGGAACGGGTGGACGAGCTGGGCGGGCGGTTCTTCGCGGGCGCGACGGGGGAGGGCTGGCTCGTCACGGCCGAGCTGCCGCTGGAGGTGCGGTCGTGA
- a CDS encoding response regulator: MISVLIAEDQDMVRAGFRLILEAQPDVSVVADVADGISAVQRAKELSPQVCLVDVRMPGLDGLEVTRQLAPHTRVVVVTTFDSDDVLHRALDLGACGFLTKDASPGLLVEAVRSAARGDVLVSPQVVLRVLRRSVAPVTSADADVLSPRELDVVRHVAQGLSNNEIAVALGVSVSSVKAHLASVQAKVDARNRVEVVAWAFRAHVVAG, from the coding sequence GTGATCTCCGTGCTCATCGCCGAGGACCAGGACATGGTGCGGGCCGGGTTCCGGCTGATCCTGGAGGCGCAGCCGGACGTGAGCGTGGTCGCGGACGTGGCGGACGGGATCAGCGCGGTCCAGCGGGCGAAGGAGCTGTCCCCGCAGGTGTGCCTGGTCGACGTGCGGATGCCGGGCCTGGACGGGCTTGAGGTGACGCGCCAGCTCGCGCCGCACACCCGTGTCGTGGTGGTGACGACGTTCGACAGCGACGACGTGCTGCACCGGGCGCTGGACCTCGGTGCGTGCGGCTTCCTCACCAAGGACGCGAGTCCCGGGCTGCTGGTCGAGGCGGTGCGGTCGGCGGCCCGCGGTGACGTGCTGGTGTCACCGCAGGTGGTGCTGCGGGTGCTGCGGCGGTCGGTGGCACCGGTCACGAGCGCCGACGCCGACGTGCTGAGCCCGCGGGAGCTGGACGTGGTGCGCCACGTCGCGCAGGGCCTGAGCAACAACGAGATCGCCGTCGCCCTGGGCGTCTCGGTGTCGTCGGTGAAGGCCCACCTGGCGTCGGTGCAGGCCAAGGTGGACGCGCGCAACCGCGTCGAGGTCGTGGCGTGGGCGTTCCGCGCACACGTGGTCGCCGGCTGA